A window of Polaribacter litorisediminis contains these coding sequences:
- a CDS encoding winged helix-turn-helix transcriptional regulator, producing the protein MNLIGTKWKPLILFHLLAGGLRSGVLQKHIVGISNKMFTQTVRELEKDGLISRKVYPVVPPKVEYKLTKRGQSLEAILRSLDAWGLKDTQHS; encoded by the coding sequence ATGAATTTAATAGGTACAAAATGGAAACCTTTAATCTTGTTTCATTTATTAGCAGGCGGTTTACGTTCTGGAGTATTGCAAAAACACATTGTAGGAATTTCAAACAAAATGTTTACACAAACAGTTCGGGAGTTAGAAAAAGACGGACTTATTTCTAGAAAAGTATATCCTGTGGTGCCACCAAAAGTAGAATACAAACTAACCAAAAGAGGACAATCTTTAGAAGCTATTTTAAGAAGTTTAGATGCTTGGGGGTTAAAAGATACCCAGCACTCATAA
- a CDS encoding lactoylglutathione lyase family protein yields the protein MTKNKNYPKSFSHIGLTVPDIKEAVKFYTEVMGWYIVMEPSTVKKETETAIGQMCIDVFGNDWTEFEIAHLSTSDRIGIELFSFPNGIKEAPEFNPFNTGLFHFCIQDPNIEELINKIVAYGGKQRMPIREYYPKDKPFKMCYVEDPFGIVFEIYTHSYELTYSSGAYTK from the coding sequence ATGACTAAAAATAAAAATTATCCAAAATCATTCTCACATATTGGTCTTACAGTTCCAGACATCAAAGAAGCTGTAAAATTCTATACAGAAGTTATGGGTTGGTATATTGTTATGGAACCTTCTACTGTGAAAAAAGAAACGGAAACTGCAATTGGTCAAATGTGTATTGATGTTTTTGGAAATGATTGGACCGAATTTGAAATTGCACATTTATCAACTTCAGACAGAATTGGAATTGAGTTATTCTCTTTTCCGAACGGAATAAAAGAAGCACCTGAGTTTAATCCTTTTAATACAGGGCTTTTTCATTTTTGCATTCAAGATCCAAATATTGAAGAATTAATTAACAAAATTGTTGCTTATGGAGGTAAACAAAGAATGCCAATTAGAGAATATTACCCGAAAGACAAACCTTTTAAAATGTGTTATGTAGAAGATCCTTTCGGCATTGTATTTGAAATTTACACGCATAGTTACGAGTTAACGTATTCTTCTGGCGCTTATACTAAATAA